In Helianthus annuus cultivar XRQ/B chromosome 3, HanXRQr2.0-SUNRISE, whole genome shotgun sequence, a single window of DNA contains:
- the LOC110921244 gene encoding UDP-galactose/UDP-glucose transporter 7, giving the protein MDKDTTPPYLSLFAALSYGIASMAMVFINKAVVMEYAYSMTLLTLQQLATALLIHSGRVMGWTRAKALNVDTAKKLVLVSLFYNGNVAFALASLKGVNIPMYIAIKRLTPLAVLIAGLFYKKGKHSKQVILSVSLTAAGVMIAALGDFSFDLLGYTMALISVFFQTMYLVLVERSGAEDGLSSIEIMFYNSLLSLPFLVFLIIVTGEFPSSLSLLYAKSASVYFFVMFVLSLVMGIILNYTMFLCTIVNSALTTTIVGVLKGVGSTTLGFFLLGGVQVHFLNVSGLVINTLGGLWYSLAKYQEKMRRTAIPK; this is encoded by the exons ATGGACAAAGATACAACGCCTCCTTATCTTAG TTTATTTGCTGCATTATCATATGGAATTGCATCAATGGCAATGGTTTTCATAAACAAAGCAGTTGTCATGGAGTATGCATATTCAATGACTCTTCTTACCTTACAG CAACTGGCAACTGCATTGCTTATACATTCTGGAAGAGTAATGGGATGGACAAGAGCCAAAGCGTTAAATGTTGATACCGCAAAAAAACTCGTTCTTGTTTCACTCTTTTATAATGGAAATGTGGCTTTTGCCTTAGCAAGCTTAAAAGGGGTCAATATTCCAATGTACATTGCTATAAAACGGTTAACACCTCTTGCTGTATTAATTGCTGGCCTTTTTTATAAGAAAGGAAAACATTCAAAACAG GTGATTCTATCTGTATCACTAACTGCTGCTGGGGTAATGATTGCTGCACTCGGAGATTTTTCGTTTGACTTACTTGGATATACCATGGCTCTCATCTCTGTCTTCTTCCAG ACAATGTACCTTGTTTTGGTGGAAAGATCGGGTGCTGAAGACGGGCTTTCATCTATCGAAATCATGTTCTACAACAGCCTTTTATCCTTGCCGTTTCTGGTATTTCTCATCATAGTTACCGGAGAATTCCCAAGTTCACTCTCATTATTATATGCAAAG AGTGCTTCTGTATACTTTTTTGTGATGTTTGTTCTTTCGTTGGTGATGGGAATAATCTTGAACTACACCATGTTTCTATGTACAATTGTCAATTCCGCCCTTACTACAACCATCGTTGGAGTCCTCAAAGGCGTTGGATCTACT ACACTTGGGTTTTTCTTACTGGGAGGAGTTCAAGTACACTTTCTGAACGTTAGCGGGCTGGTGATCAATACTCTCGGCGGTTTGTGGTATTCGCTTGCCAAATATCAAGAGAAAATGAGAAGAACCGCAATCCCAAAATAA